A section of the Streptomyces sp. V3I8 genome encodes:
- a CDS encoding TM2 domain-containing protein, with amino-acid sequence MSEQPSQPPQPPNQPPGYGYPNSGATPPGYGYPSPGATPPGGTAPSDANPYATGQPGSGPQPGQGPGQPYGYPQGGYQQPGGYPPPGGYPPPGAGGYPPPGAFPPGAYTGDPNAPYGYDPYGRPYSDKSKIIAGVLQLVLGGLGVGRFYIGSVGIGLAQLFTCGGLGIWALIDGIMLLTGHNATDAQGRPLRG; translated from the coding sequence GTGAGCGAGCAACCGTCGCAGCCGCCGCAGCCCCCGAACCAGCCGCCCGGTTACGGCTATCCGAACTCCGGGGCCACGCCGCCCGGTTACGGCTATCCGAGCCCCGGCGCCACTCCGCCCGGGGGCACTGCGCCCAGTGACGCGAACCCGTACGCGACCGGTCAGCCCGGTTCCGGTCCGCAGCCGGGGCAGGGACCGGGGCAGCCGTACGGGTATCCGCAGGGCGGGTACCAGCAGCCCGGTGGTTATCCGCCGCCCGGCGGGTACCCTCCGCCCGGGGCCGGGGGCTACCCGCCGCCCGGCGCGTTCCCGCCCGGTGCCTACACCGGCGACCCCAACGCCCCGTACGGCTACGACCCTTACGGGCGCCCGTACTCGGACAAGTCGAAGATCATCGCGGGTGTGCTGCAGCTCGTGCTGGGCGGCCTCGGCGTCGGGCGGTTCTACATCGGCAGTGTCGGGATCGGGCTCGCGCAGCTCTTCACCTGCGGCGGGCTGGGGATCTGGGCACTGATCGACGGGATCATGCTGCTGACCGGCCACAACGCCACGGACGCCCAGGGCAGGCCCCTGCGTGGCTGA
- a CDS encoding TetR/AcrR family transcriptional regulator, with the protein MPEGSAPSEGSGSARTPAKSEQTRALILETAMRLFRERGYEKTTMRAIAKEAGVSVGNAYYYFAGKEHLIQGFYDRVATEHQEAVREILDHEKDLEARIAGILKAWLDVATPYHEFAVQFFKNAADPDSPLSPFSAESEHARLEAIGVCREVLSGSKAKIPEELREVLPELLWLSQMGLVLYWIFDRTEGRERSYRLAERGARLTSLGVSLARFRVLRPLVREVHGLFTDFLPGMTNALPDPTRKSAKRK; encoded by the coding sequence GTGCCCGAGGGCTCCGCACCGTCCGAGGGCTCCGGCTCCGCGCGTACGCCCGCCAAGAGCGAGCAGACCCGGGCCCTGATCCTGGAGACGGCGATGCGCCTGTTCCGGGAGCGGGGCTACGAGAAGACGACGATGCGGGCCATCGCCAAGGAGGCCGGGGTCTCCGTCGGCAACGCGTACTACTACTTCGCCGGCAAGGAGCACCTGATCCAGGGCTTCTACGACCGGGTCGCCACCGAGCACCAGGAGGCGGTCCGCGAGATCCTGGACCACGAGAAGGACCTCGAGGCGCGGATCGCCGGGATCCTGAAGGCGTGGCTGGACGTGGCGACGCCGTACCACGAGTTCGCGGTGCAGTTCTTCAAGAACGCCGCCGATCCGGACAGCCCGCTCAGCCCGTTCTCGGCGGAGTCGGAGCACGCGCGCCTGGAGGCCATCGGCGTCTGCCGCGAGGTGCTCAGCGGTTCGAAGGCGAAGATCCCGGAGGAACTGCGGGAGGTGCTGCCCGAGCTGCTGTGGCTCTCCCAGATGGGCCTGGTCCTGTACTGGATCTTCGACCGCACGGAAGGCCGCGAGCGCAGCTACCGCCTCGCCGAGCGCGGCGCCCGCCTCACCTCGCTCGGTGTCTCGCTGGCCCGCTTCCGCGTCCTGCGGCCGCTGGTCCGCGAGGTGCACGGACTGTTCACGGACTTCCTGCCGGGGATGACGAACGCACTGCCCGACCCCACCAGGAAGTCCGCGAAGCGCAAGTAG
- a CDS encoding VOC family protein, whose translation MSDDESYELLGFDNVLLPVGNLDEAVDFYRRAGFVVGFRLDEAGIAVLKVGKETPGVLLRLEEELGHRPPAWATPRVWLEVRDAREKADTLAAAGVRPLDAPLSVATGWTVEVADPWGNVIGFTDYTKRPELARTG comes from the coding sequence ATGTCAGACGATGAGTCGTACGAACTGCTCGGCTTCGACAACGTCCTCCTGCCCGTCGGCAACCTCGACGAGGCCGTGGACTTCTACCGGCGGGCCGGATTCGTCGTCGGGTTCCGGCTCGACGAGGCCGGGATCGCCGTCCTGAAGGTCGGCAAGGAGACGCCCGGGGTGCTGCTGCGCCTGGAGGAGGAGCTCGGGCACCGGCCGCCGGCCTGGGCCACGCCCCGGGTGTGGCTCGAGGTGCGGGACGCCAGGGAGAAGGCCGACACCCTCGCGGCGGCAGGCGTCCGCCCCCTCGACGCACCCCTCTCCGTGGCCACCGGCTGGACCGTCGAGGTCGCCGACCCCTGGGGCAACGTCATCGGCTTCACGGACTACACCAAGCGGCCGGAGCTGGCCCGCACCGGCTGA
- a CDS encoding MMPL family transporter, protein MARWCYRHRLVVLILWVGALLGLGFTGSAAGTNYVDTFSLPNTDSTRAYDLMEKAFPERSGDTDTVVWKVDDGTVRDASVRSRIEPALKEIGRMKGVGEVSSPYAGRGAAQISEDGRIAYAQVTFKEQANGVPKALVEDVVDTAQDAERAGLQVELGGQAITRTQEPPTGIAETVGILAAAVVLFLAFGSLYAMLLPLVVAIAALGTGLMATALLSHVTDVPEVAPLLGSLIGLGVGIDYALFIVTRHRRGILRGMKPEESAVTALNTSGRAVLFAGGTVCIALAGMLVMNMRFLDGVVVATSLTVVLSVLAATTLLPALLGMLGMRVLSRRQRRRLAAAGPEPAEASGPAARWSVLVQKRPRAIAAGALLVMTVLALPVLSIRLGATDQGNHQDSTTTRQAYDLLAEGFGPGFNGPLQVVVDGGDADALVSTIRSTDGVAQVAAAPPARGITVIQVVPTTSPQSERTDQLIDRLRDDVIPQSGATAHVGGVTAVFKDFAAVTGDRLPYFVAAIISLGFLLLMVAFRSLVVPLTAALMNLIAAAASFGVLVAIFQWGWGTELLGVGKEGPITAFLPVIMLSLLFGLSMDYQVFLVSRMHEEWVHTKDNARAVRVGLAETSRVINCAALIMICVFSAFVLSGDMEGAMAGIGLAAAVALDAFILRTALVPAAMHLLGNSNWWLPAGLEKRLPHLAVEPREETAAEPPADVAADGGGSTVIHGFVRTPDGAPVEGAALTLLSEGGRQLDRVTSLADGSYIVSVPSPGPYLLAVTAEEHPSRARHVLVGAEPLVYDVELAEDEVDAVN, encoded by the coding sequence TTGGCACGGTGGTGCTACCGGCACCGGCTGGTGGTCCTGATCCTGTGGGTGGGGGCGTTGCTGGGGCTGGGCTTCACGGGTTCTGCCGCCGGCACGAACTACGTGGACACCTTCTCCCTTCCGAACACGGACTCCACACGCGCGTACGACCTGATGGAGAAGGCCTTCCCGGAGCGGTCGGGCGACACCGACACGGTGGTGTGGAAGGTCGACGACGGGACGGTGCGGGACGCGTCCGTACGCTCCCGGATCGAGCCCGCGCTCAAGGAGATCGGGCGCATGAAGGGCGTCGGCGAGGTCAGCAGCCCGTACGCCGGCCGGGGGGCCGCGCAGATCAGCGAGGACGGGCGGATCGCGTACGCCCAGGTCACCTTCAAGGAGCAGGCCAACGGCGTGCCGAAGGCGCTCGTCGAGGACGTCGTCGACACGGCGCAGGACGCCGAACGCGCCGGTCTCCAGGTGGAACTGGGCGGTCAGGCGATCACCCGGACCCAGGAACCGCCCACCGGCATCGCCGAGACGGTCGGCATCCTGGCCGCCGCGGTCGTGCTCTTCCTCGCCTTCGGCTCGCTCTACGCGATGCTGCTGCCCCTCGTCGTCGCGATCGCCGCGCTCGGCACCGGCCTGATGGCGACCGCGCTGCTCAGCCATGTCACCGACGTACCCGAGGTGGCGCCGCTGCTCGGCTCGCTGATCGGCCTGGGCGTCGGCATCGACTACGCCCTGTTCATCGTGACGCGGCACCGCCGGGGCATCCTGCGCGGCATGAAGCCCGAGGAGTCGGCCGTCACGGCCCTCAACACCTCGGGCCGCGCCGTGCTGTTCGCCGGCGGCACCGTGTGCATCGCGCTCGCCGGGATGCTGGTGATGAACATGCGCTTCCTGGACGGCGTGGTCGTCGCGACCTCGCTGACGGTGGTGCTGAGCGTGCTCGCCGCCACCACGCTGCTGCCCGCGCTCCTCGGAATGCTCGGCATGCGCGTGCTCAGCCGCAGGCAGCGCCGCCGGCTCGCCGCCGCGGGACCGGAGCCGGCGGAGGCGAGCGGACCGGCCGCGCGCTGGTCCGTCCTCGTGCAGAAGCGGCCGCGGGCCATCGCCGCCGGAGCCCTGCTCGTGATGACGGTGCTCGCGCTGCCCGTCCTGTCGATCCGCCTCGGCGCCACCGACCAGGGCAACCACCAGGACTCCACGACCACCCGGCAGGCGTACGACCTGCTGGCCGAGGGCTTCGGGCCCGGCTTCAACGGCCCGCTCCAGGTGGTCGTGGACGGCGGCGACGCGGACGCGCTCGTCTCGACGATCCGTTCGACCGACGGGGTCGCCCAGGTCGCCGCCGCGCCGCCCGCCCGGGGCATCACGGTCATCCAGGTCGTGCCCACCACGTCACCGCAGTCCGAGCGGACGGACCAGCTGATCGACCGGCTGCGCGACGACGTGATCCCGCAGTCCGGGGCGACGGCCCACGTGGGCGGGGTGACCGCCGTCTTCAAGGACTTCGCGGCCGTCACGGGGGACCGGCTGCCCTACTTCGTCGCGGCGATCATCTCGCTCGGCTTCCTGCTGCTGATGGTGGCCTTCCGCTCGCTCGTGGTGCCGCTGACGGCCGCCCTGATGAACCTGATCGCGGCAGCCGCGTCCTTCGGGGTGCTCGTCGCCATCTTCCAGTGGGGCTGGGGCACGGAACTCCTCGGCGTCGGCAAGGAAGGGCCCATCACCGCCTTCCTGCCGGTCATCATGCTGTCGCTGCTCTTCGGACTCTCGATGGACTACCAGGTGTTCCTGGTGAGCCGTATGCACGAGGAGTGGGTGCACACCAAGGACAACGCGCGCGCGGTGCGGGTCGGCCTCGCCGAGACCAGCCGGGTCATCAACTGCGCGGCCCTGATCATGATCTGCGTGTTCTCCGCGTTCGTGCTCAGCGGTGACATGGAGGGCGCGATGGCGGGCATCGGGCTCGCGGCGGCGGTCGCGCTGGACGCGTTCATCCTGCGTACGGCACTGGTGCCGGCCGCGATGCACCTGCTCGGCAACTCCAACTGGTGGCTGCCCGCCGGCCTGGAGAAGCGCCTTCCGCACCTGGCGGTGGAGCCCCGCGAGGAGACCGCTGCCGAGCCCCCCGCGGACGTGGCCGCCGACGGCGGCGGTTCCACCGTCATCCACGGCTTCGTCCGCACCCCGGACGGCGCGCCCGTCGAGGGCGCCGCGCTGACCCTGCTCTCCGAGGGCGGCCGCCAACTCGACCGGGTGACGTCCCTGGCCGACGGCTCGTACATCGTCTCGGTCCCGTCCCCGGGCCCGTACCTGCTGGCCGTGACGGCCGAGGAGCACCCGTCCCGGGCCCGCCACGTGCTGGTCGGCGCGGAACCGCTGGTGTACGACGTGGAGCTGGCGGAGGACGAGGTGGACGCGGTGAACTGA
- a CDS encoding response regulator transcription factor: MTAHEGATVLVVEDEPSIADVLTIALRFHRFEVMTAGTVRQALTLAERTRPDAALLDVMLPDGDGRALGRELRVRQPDLALVFLTARDAPTEVVGALAFGDDYITKPFNIDEVIARITAVLRRTRPADVLPERPPLRYGDLELDETTYSVHRAGRTVELTPTEYALLRFLVRNGGRIVSKEQLLRHVWQYEHPAESTVVETYISYLRRKLDALGAPVITTRRGVGYGLA, from the coding sequence ATGACCGCTCACGAGGGGGCGACCGTGCTGGTCGTCGAGGACGAGCCGAGCATCGCGGACGTCCTGACGATCGCCCTGCGCTTCCACCGCTTCGAGGTGATGACGGCCGGCACCGTCCGCCAGGCGCTGACGCTGGCCGAGCGCACGCGCCCGGACGCGGCCCTCCTCGACGTGATGCTCCCGGACGGCGACGGCCGGGCGCTCGGCCGTGAACTGCGCGTCCGACAGCCCGATCTGGCCCTGGTGTTCCTGACCGCGCGGGACGCGCCCACGGAGGTCGTCGGCGCGCTCGCCTTCGGCGACGACTACATCACCAAGCCGTTCAACATCGACGAGGTGATCGCCCGCATCACCGCCGTCCTGCGCCGCACCCGCCCGGCCGACGTCCTGCCCGAGCGGCCGCCGCTGCGCTACGGCGACCTGGAGCTGGACGAGACGACCTACTCGGTGCACCGCGCGGGCCGTACGGTCGAGCTCACCCCCACCGAGTACGCCCTGCTGCGCTTCCTCGTGCGCAACGGCGGGCGGATCGTGTCCAAGGAGCAGCTCCTGCGGCACGTCTGGCAGTACGAGCATCCGGCGGAGTCGACCGTCGTGGAGACGTACATCAGCTATCTGCGGCGCAAGCTCGACGCCCTCGGCGCCCCGGTGATCACGACGCGGCGCGGCGTCGGATACGGACTCGCATGA
- a CDS encoding helix-turn-helix transcriptional regulator has protein sequence MPPRATATVRQQRLGAELRKLRERAGLNSREAGQKLGIDPARISNIESGRFGVSADRVRAFAHGYECSDEPYIDALAAMTGGRSRNWWDDYRDLLPPVLLDLSEMEEHATALRTVQFTHLPGLLQTADYARLVFQQNVPTLPPPMIEHRLSHRIKRQGILYGDKPTQYTGIIHEAALRMRFGGSKVMREQLAHIVQMSEREDVTVLALPFSAGIFPGAGQTVVIAEGPHPQLDTVQLDTEHGSEFLHADAQLEKYRTIMSRMEQLSLDAAKSRDFIHRLIADA, from the coding sequence ATGCCGCCAAGGGCCACAGCAACCGTCAGGCAACAGCGCCTGGGCGCCGAGCTGCGCAAACTACGCGAGCGCGCCGGTCTCAACTCCCGCGAGGCAGGACAGAAACTGGGCATCGATCCGGCCCGGATCAGCAACATCGAGTCCGGGCGGTTCGGGGTCAGCGCGGATCGTGTTCGAGCATTCGCCCACGGGTACGAATGTTCCGATGAGCCCTACATCGACGCGCTCGCGGCGATGACGGGCGGACGCTCCCGCAACTGGTGGGACGATTACCGGGATCTGCTCCCACCGGTCCTGCTGGACCTGTCGGAGATGGAGGAGCACGCCACGGCACTGCGCACGGTTCAGTTCACCCACCTGCCCGGCCTGCTCCAGACTGCGGACTACGCCCGTCTGGTCTTCCAGCAGAACGTGCCGACCCTGCCGCCCCCGATGATCGAGCACCGCCTGTCCCACCGCATCAAGCGTCAGGGGATCCTTTACGGCGACAAGCCGACGCAGTACACCGGGATCATCCACGAGGCAGCCCTGCGCATGCGGTTCGGGGGCTCGAAGGTCATGCGCGAACAGTTGGCGCACATCGTGCAGATGAGTGAGCGTGAAGACGTAACCGTTCTCGCGCTCCCCTTCTCAGCAGGCATCTTCCCGGGAGCCGGCCAGACGGTGGTCATCGCCGAAGGGCCGCACCCACAACTGGACACCGTGCAACTGGACACAGAACACGGATCCGAGTTCCTGCACGCGGACGCCCAGCTGGAGAAATACCGAACAATCATGAGCCGCATGGAGCAGCTCTCACTGGACGCCGCAAAATCCCGCGACTTCATCCACAGACTCATCGCTGATGCGTGA
- a CDS encoding HAMP domain-containing sensor histidine kinase encodes MIRRLWHGHSHGVHSLRGQLALANVVLLALGIVMATAVSLMGMRYYLLDQIDSELFRTRDSFQGTQLTARQIDSLSALAFIRDGKVPEALGPPNADTLFAVVDAKGEPLTFRALVPTPNQRALAAAVGDPQGLTGDADPREVTVDGSAFRVVGVSLADGTVVLVAGSTDALHKGMAKALKLDLFFGVLLLALLAVLTTLSVSRRMRPLEDMVETSSAIAEGDLARRVPSSHHPTQEVEQLRLALNSMLHQVESAYRTRERSAAQLRRFVADASHELRTPLSAIRGYLQLYDKGMLREPAERKRAWDRMTGEADRMGRLVDELLTLARLDQRPELRFRNVDLARLVRDAAEDLRAQQPGRPVTVSAEGALLVRADESGLRQVLGNLVANVRTHTPADVAVALGLERVGGVVRVCVADEGPGLAEEDAARVFDRFFRAGGGAGSGLGMAIVQGVAVAHGGEVTVRTAPGAGLAVTVTLPSGLCGG; translated from the coding sequence ATGATCCGCCGGCTCTGGCACGGCCACAGCCACGGCGTCCACTCGCTGCGCGGCCAGCTGGCCCTGGCCAACGTGGTGCTGCTGGCGCTCGGCATCGTCATGGCGACGGCGGTGAGCCTGATGGGCATGCGGTACTACCTGCTCGACCAGATCGACTCGGAACTGTTCAGGACGCGGGACTCCTTCCAGGGGACGCAGCTGACCGCGCGGCAGATCGACTCGCTGAGCGCGCTGGCGTTCATCCGCGACGGGAAGGTGCCGGAGGCGCTCGGCCCGCCGAACGCGGACACCCTCTTCGCGGTGGTCGACGCGAAGGGCGAGCCCCTCACGTTCCGGGCCCTCGTGCCGACCCCGAACCAGCGTGCGCTCGCCGCCGCGGTGGGCGATCCGCAGGGGCTCACCGGTGACGCGGACCCGCGGGAGGTGACGGTGGACGGTTCGGCGTTCCGGGTCGTCGGTGTCTCGCTCGCCGACGGCACGGTCGTGCTGGTCGCCGGGTCGACCGACGCGCTGCACAAGGGCATGGCCAAGGCCCTCAAGCTCGACCTGTTCTTCGGGGTGCTGCTGCTGGCGCTGCTCGCCGTGCTGACGACGCTCAGTGTGAGCCGGCGGATGCGGCCGCTGGAGGACATGGTGGAGACGTCGTCGGCCATCGCGGAGGGGGACCTGGCGCGGCGGGTGCCGTCCAGCCACCATCCGACTCAGGAGGTCGAGCAGTTGCGGCTCGCCCTCAACTCGATGCTCCACCAGGTCGAGTCGGCGTACCGCACGCGGGAGCGGAGCGCGGCGCAGCTGCGGCGGTTCGTCGCGGACGCCTCGCACGAGCTGCGTACGCCGCTGTCCGCGATACGCGGCTACCTCCAGCTGTACGACAAGGGCATGCTGCGGGAGCCCGCCGAGCGCAAGCGGGCCTGGGACCGGATGACCGGGGAGGCCGACCGGATGGGGCGGCTGGTCGACGAACTGCTGACCCTGGCGCGGCTGGACCAGCGGCCCGAGCTGCGGTTCCGCAACGTCGACCTGGCCCGGCTGGTGCGGGACGCGGCCGAGGATCTGCGGGCGCAGCAGCCCGGGCGGCCGGTGACGGTCAGCGCCGAGGGGGCGCTGCTCGTACGGGCCGACGAGTCGGGGCTGCGGCAGGTGCTGGGGAATCTCGTGGCGAACGTGCGGACGCACACGCCCGCGGATGTCGCTGTCGCCCTTGGGCTGGAGCGGGTCGGCGGGGTGGTGCGGGTGTGCGTCGCGGACGAGGGGCCGGGGCTGGCGGAGGAGGACGCCGCGCGCGTCTTCGACCGGTTCTTCCGGGCGGGCGGGGGTGCGGGGAGCGGGCTGGGGATGGCGATCGTGCAGGGGGTGGCCGTGGCGCACGGGGGTGAGGTGACGGTGCGGACGGCGCCGGGGGCGGGGCTGGCGGTGACGGTCACACTGCCCTCCGGGCTGTGCGGGGGGTGA
- a CDS encoding thiol-disulfide oxidoreductase DCC family protein, with amino-acid sequence MTAVTTAAGPGRDAARVPVRGLTVLYDARCPLCTFLRDWLVRQRQLVPLELVAAGSEEAGRRFPGLDHAATLEEITVVGDAGQVYRGGAAWVVTLWALADHRPTAHRLSTPAGARLARGAVLAAAKWREGQRARREGAWGGSTYAGSDGWSYDRTVGWTYHPPACDGGTCPPR; translated from the coding sequence GTGACCGCGGTGACCACCGCCGCAGGCCCGGGCCGGGACGCCGCGCGCGTCCCGGTCCGCGGGCTCACCGTCCTGTACGACGCGCGGTGCCCGCTCTGCACCTTCCTGCGCGACTGGCTCGTACGGCAGCGCCAGTTGGTGCCCCTGGAGCTGGTGGCCGCCGGGTCGGAGGAGGCCGGGCGCCGCTTCCCCGGGCTCGACCACGCCGCCACGCTGGAGGAGATCACCGTGGTCGGTGACGCCGGCCAGGTCTACCGGGGCGGCGCCGCCTGGGTCGTCACCCTGTGGGCGCTCGCCGACCACCGCCCGACGGCCCACCGCCTCAGTACCCCGGCCGGGGCCCGCCTCGCGCGGGGCGCGGTGCTCGCCGCCGCCAAGTGGCGCGAGGGACAGCGGGCCCGCCGGGAGGGTGCCTGGGGCGGCAGTACGTACGCCGGCTCCGACGGATGGTCGTACGACCGGACCGTGGGCTGGACCTACCACCCGCCCGCCTGCGACGGCGGCACCTGTCCGCCTCGTTAG
- a CDS encoding DUF397 domain-containing protein has protein sequence MRERPAMTELHWQKSSFSSEASNCLELATAPDGTLRLRESDDPAAVLTLRTTGLAALLTATRHGISAAGDKPDA, from the coding sequence ATGCGTGAAAGGCCCGCCATGACCGAACTCCACTGGCAGAAATCCTCGTTCAGCAGTGAGGCCAGCAACTGCCTCGAACTCGCCACCGCCCCCGACGGAACCCTCCGCCTCCGCGAGTCCGACGACCCCGCCGCGGTCCTTACCCTGCGTACCACCGGTCTCGCGGCCCTCCTGACAGCCACACGTCACGGCATATCCGCGGCAGGCGACAAGCCGGACGCCTGA
- a CDS encoding DUF2752 domain-containing protein has translation MAEPGPAGAVRRNALRHPAAAPLAVLVAGSVGAAYLYRTDPHESGHLLPACPFRFLTGLLCPACGGTRMTYDLMHGRFSAAWLDNRALLLVAPFALALLARWMVEGLRGRHWRPELSPRAQVLVLGLAVVWTVVRNIRG, from the coding sequence GTGGCTGAGCCGGGCCCCGCGGGTGCGGTGCGCAGGAACGCGTTGCGGCACCCGGCGGCGGCACCCCTCGCGGTGCTCGTCGCCGGGAGCGTCGGCGCGGCGTACCTCTACCGCACCGACCCGCACGAATCCGGACACCTCCTGCCCGCATGCCCGTTCCGCTTCCTCACCGGTCTGCTCTGCCCGGCCTGCGGCGGCACCCGCATGACGTACGACCTGATGCACGGCAGGTTCTCCGCCGCCTGGCTCGACAACCGGGCGCTGCTGCTCGTCGCGCCGTTCGCCCTCGCGCTGCTCGCGCGCTGGATGGTGGAGGGCCTGCGCGGACGCCACTGGCGTCCCGAACTCAGCCCGCGTGCCCAGGTGTTGGTGCTGGGGCTGGCGGTCGTGTGGACCGTGGTCCGCAATATCAGGGGCTGA
- a CDS encoding ATP-binding protein, with the protein MTELALKHLSESPLDGDWEYALRIPHSPFGPGIVRAHVRAVLSRHRANPAVLDNAQLVASELVTNSLACTRDSVAVRLVRTDGRLRLSVWDSSPYPPPHWPGPAAAPEPDAESGRGLMLARACADDWGHYLLVNGRRNGGGKEVWAEWRTPGA; encoded by the coding sequence ATGACCGAACTCGCCCTGAAACACCTCTCCGAGTCCCCGCTCGACGGCGACTGGGAGTACGCCCTCCGCATCCCCCACTCGCCCTTCGGACCTGGCATCGTCCGGGCCCACGTGCGGGCCGTGCTCAGCCGCCACCGGGCGAACCCCGCTGTTCTCGACAACGCGCAGCTCGTCGCCTCGGAGCTGGTCACCAACTCCCTCGCGTGTACGCGGGATTCCGTCGCCGTACGACTCGTACGGACCGACGGGCGGCTGCGGCTGAGCGTGTGGGACAGCAGTCCGTATCCGCCACCCCACTGGCCGGGACCCGCGGCTGCGCCGGAACCCGACGCCGAGAGCGGGCGCGGGCTCATGCTGGCGCGGGCCTGCGCCGACGACTGGGGGCACTACCTCCTGGTCAACGGCCGTCGCAACGGCGGCGGCAAGGAGGTCTGGGCGGAGTGGCGTACCCCGGGCGCATAG
- a CDS encoding ATP-binding protein: MLRRNSFRLPRHPASVGLARRRVRDHLSDWGHSAGEQAFEDVVLLVSELATNAVRHAPLLEREFEVAVTTLADGSCLIEVSDESPAQPRLRPVRRADEESGRGLRLVESLTTAWGVWSRGRNGKTIWALVPAPTVP, translated from the coding sequence GTGTTGAGACGCAACTCGTTCCGACTGCCCCGGCACCCGGCGTCCGTCGGGCTCGCGCGGCGCCGGGTCCGTGACCACCTCTCGGACTGGGGGCACAGTGCGGGGGAGCAGGCGTTCGAGGACGTGGTGCTGCTCGTGTCCGAACTCGCGACGAACGCGGTGCGGCACGCGCCGCTGCTGGAGCGGGAGTTCGAGGTCGCGGTGACCACGCTGGCGGACGGGTCCTGCCTCATAGAGGTCTCCGACGAGAGCCCGGCGCAGCCGCGGCTGCGGCCGGTCCGGCGCGCGGACGAGGAGTCCGGGCGGGGCCTGCGGCTGGTCGAGAGCCTCACGACGGCGTGGGGCGTGTGGAGCCGGGGCCGGAACGGCAAGACGATCTGGGCCCTGGTCCCGGCCCCGACCGTGCCGTGA